The following is a genomic window from Chitinophaga caseinilytica.
CGTGTCAATCTGCATGTTCAGGCCTATGCTGCCGACTCTACACATTTCGTATATGCTTTCGATGAAAATGGATTACCGAAAACGCGGACAGAAACTTACAAATCTGTTACCCAGTCCGGTACTTATGGCTGGAGCCGGCGGCATACTTTCGAATTCAGGAAGCGGGTACAGTAAAATGGCAGTCCAGCTAAGTATCAGTATTACTACGCAAAAATGGCTTCGCGAAGCAGGAAGGAGACGCATTCTGTAATATTATTATATCTTCGCCAAGCTAACGCATGGAAGTTGACCGAACCCCGCGTGCCCGGAAACCGCGTTCAGACAACCGAATACCTATGAAGAAAATGCTACCCGCCGCGCTGATGATGCTGGCGGCATGCAGTAAAAAAGATGCACCAGTAACACCCCGCCCCACCGAACCCGTCTGGAAACTGACGGAAATCGCCGGAGCCGGTGAATCCACTTTTTTTACTACAACAACGCCGGAGAGCCCTCCGCGTGGACAACCCGTACCACCTCCGGGACAGACTCCTCAGCAGTGGCCTGGGCGGGCGGGAAGCTCGTTTTTACATATCTTTTCTTCGGTCAGCAGCAACGGATCGACCGCTCTTTCCTGTACACCGGCGATCGCCTCACCCGGGTCCAGTATCATAATTTCGATCATAGCGGCCAGTGGGCCGTCACCGACTACGATTCCCTCGTGTACAACGGCAACCGGCTGGCCGAGCTGCATGTCGTGAATGCAGGCGCCCGCAACCAGCTGTTCAAATTGTATTGGGAAGGAGGGAACGTAGCGCGCTGTGAAAGCTTCGACGTTATCGCCGAAACGATCGTGCTCACCGGCATCATCAAATATCAGTACACAGACCAACCTGCACTGGCGCGTGTTTTCCCGCCGTGGTGCTATTTCATCTGGACTGGCCGCGATTTTGCGGCCCTCAGTGAAAATGAGCGGTCGGTGGAAGAAGGGTCTTCGGCTATCGGCACCCTCCGCTGGCGCAATTCCTACGGGCACGCCTACCTTACGGGTGGACGGCTGGAAAGCATGAGCTGGCGGCGCGAAGATTTCTCTGCTCCCGCAACGGCCGACTTCGCCCGTCAATTCGCCTATCAACTTTATCAAACCCAATAACATCACCCGGTCCGTATACAACAAAAAAAACGGGAAGCACATGGCTTCCCGTTTTTTTTGTTGAGAAAATACTTTCATTAATACGCCGACATCGGCACGTTGGCGAATTCTACCGCATACGAGCCGGTGGGGCCGGAAGAAGGCATCGGCGGGCCGGAGAGCCAGCGGATCACCACGGTGCCGGATGTGGAAATAGTGCATTCCATCAGGCGGCCATCGGCCTGCACTTTGGTGCCGCGCACCCGGGTGGAGGAGGTGCAGCCGGTGATGGTACCGATCGCAACACCGGTTTCCCATTGGGCCTGGGTGTACGGATTGGTAGCGAAATAGTGCGCCGCGAAATTGATCATCGTATACGTGTACGACGTAGCCGGGTTGCCGGTCAGGGAAAGGCTGAAATTTGTCTGGGTAAACGAGCAGCTGAACCTGGGAGCGGGCACTTTTGTCTTAGCGGGCTGGATGGCGGAGCTTTCGGACGTGAAAACAGCGAACGCTGCCATAAGGGCGAAGGTTGCACAAACTTTTCTAAGCATAATAAAGGGTTTTTTGGGTGAGGAATTATGTAGTTACAAGATACTACCCAGATAGACATACATGTTTGCAAAGGCTACCTCATTTTTCAATGCGGACGGCGTATAGCCGACATGTTTATCCGGTAAATTAATATCCTCATCCGATAGATTTACATCATTGGCGGCAGGGCAAAAAAAGGGAAGCACCTGGCTTCCCTTTCATATCCGGTTAAAAGTTGCTATCGTTTGCTGTAACCGTAGAAGAAACCCCTCCGGTTTACGGGGCTTCCGGGCATGGAATGTGAGGTCTGCTTCTCGTTCATTTTAACAGGAAGGCCTTCCGTATTGAATTCCCAGGTACATTCCGCGGTGTGGAACGGTTCATTTTTATGGTTGATCTCTTCTTTTTTCAGAATAAGCCCCGAACTGAAAATGTGACTATAAGTGAAGGAATGCAACCAGTAATGGAACGCGATACCGCCGGTGATGTATGGATTGGACTTCCCTTCAAGATAAGTATGTTTGGTCGTAAATGTGCGGACGGTGTCTCGTGCACCAGGGCCGGTACGGTTATATGACCAAAGCTCGCTCAGATAGTTGCCATTCCAGATGCAGCGGGTATATTCATACGGGTTGCTGGCATAGCTTGTGTCGTCGAGGTAGATGGGCCGGTAGTTTTCGAAGGTATATTTCTGGACGGTGATTTGAGGGTAACCGGTGGTGTGGTAACTTTTGATGGATAGTGTATTTCCGGTAAGCGTCACATCAGATGAGGAAGTGATCACCATGGGCCCATCTAAATTTATCTTGCCTTTCCGAAGTACGCGCTTCAGCACTTCGCCTTCGTATACGAACCTGGTGGTGTATTTCGACGTGTCTCCGTGCTCGGCTTTGCGGGCAAAGGTGATCCGGTCCAGCGTTCCATTGGCGTTGTAGAGGAAGTACGTAGTATCCGAGGCAACGGGATTCATCTCTCCTTTATCAACTTCCCAGTCGAGCTGATAAGACGGTTCAACGGGATCGATGATCGGTTTCGGTACATCGGTGTCGTTCGAGGAACAGGCAGCGAGTGAAAGCAGTGCCGCAAATAAGGGAATTCGTGTATGCACACGGGTGCTGAAGGTCAACATGTTCTTAGTCATAGCTGTAAGGGATTGCGTTACAATGTTTATATTCAGATGCCAAGGTAAGGAATATATTGCCGGAATGAAAACGATCCTTGATGCGGTGAGGTGATTACGGTAACCCGCACACGCAGGGAGCGGGATAAAATAAACGGTCCACCATTACTGGCGGACCGTTTTTTTATCAATCAGTTGTGGAGACTATTGTTCCAAAACCAGCAGGTTCACATCTTTATTTTTCAACCATTTCGCTTCTTTCAGCTTCTGCAGGTTGATGGTGCCTACCACGTAACGGCATTCCGGGGATTCGTATTTCTCGGAGATGTTGTAGAACGAGGCGAGGTCTACCTGGTCGGGCGATTTGAAGCGCAGGTATACTTTCAGCTGTACATCGTTGGTGAACGAAGGTTGGTTCTGCTGTTTGATCTTTTTGTATTCGTAACGGTAATTGTAGAGCAGCGCCGAAATGTCGCTCAGCACGGCGGAGCCGGTGGCGGTGCCGCCCGCGCCTTTGCCTACGAAGAACTGTTTGTCGGTAAACGCGGATTCGAGGAGCACGCCGTTGTATTCGTTGTACACGTCATACAGCAGGTTGTGCTCGCGGATGAGGTGGGGGAGCACATAGGCGTTCACGCTGCCGTTCTGGCGGCGGCAATTGCCGATCAGCTTGATGGTGCAATTGCGCTGGCGCGCGAAGTTGATATCGAAATCGTTGAGGTGATTGATGCCGAAGTTGAACACTTCTTCGGGCTTCACGAAAGTGCCGAATGCGTGCAGCAGGAGGATGACGATCTTGAATTTGGGATCGTAGCCTTCCACGTCGAGCGTAGGGTCGGTTTCCGCGAAGCCGAGGTCTTGCGCCTGCTGGAGCGCGGTTTCGAAGCTGAGGTGCTCTTCGAATATTTTGGTGAGGATGTAATTGGTAGATCCGTTGCAGATGCCTTCCACGGCGTTGAGGAGGTCGTTATCGTAATATTCCTCCAGGTTGCGGATGATGGGAATGCTGGCGCAGCTGGAAGCCTCGTAGAGGAAGGGCACCTTGTTCTCTACCTGCAGCTGGTAGAGCGCAGGCAGGTTTTCGGCGATCATGCGCTTGCTGGCGCTCACTACGGCTTTGCCGTTGCGAAGGGCGGTGCTCACGATCTCGAAGGCGGCCTCGGTTTCGTTGATCAGCTCCACCACCACGTCTATGGTAGGATCGTTCAGTATCTCGTTGGCGTCTGTCGTGAAATAGCTCATGTCGATGGGACGCGGCTTGTTCGGGTCTTTGATACAGATTTTCTTGATCCGGGCGTTGATGCCTTTCGTTCTGTTCAGCACTTCATAGAGGCCCTGGCCAACACAGCCGAAGCCGAAGATGCCGAGATTGATAGTCTTCTGTTCCATATTTATTGCAGTACGGTAATTTGTTTGCCGATAGGCTGGTTAAGTTTATCTAAAGCTTGTTTGAGATCGTTGATAAGGTCTTCCGCGTCTTCGATGCCGATAGACAGGCGGATGCAGGAATCCTGAAGGCCTGCCTTGCGGCGGAACTCTTCCGGGATGTTGCGGTGCGTCATCGTGACCGGGTGGGCCAGCATGCTCTTCACGCCGCCGAAGCTTTCGGCCAGTTTGAAGAGTTTGGTGGTGTTGACGATGCGGATGGCGTTTTTGATCAAATCTTCCTTCAGCGAAAAACTGACCATGCCGCCGTAGGCTTTCTGCTGCTTCCGGGCGATGTGGTGGTTCTTGTGCGTGGCCAGGCCGGGGTAGAATACTTTATCGACCGCCGGGTGCTCAGCCAGCCAGTTGGCGATGGCCAGGGCGTTGGCGCACTGTTTTTCCAGGCGCAGGCTGAGCGTTTCGATGCCGCGGATGGTGAGCCAGGCTTCGAAAGGACTGAGGATGCTGCCGGAAATGTTCTGGTTGAACTTCAGCTGATCGGCCAGGGGCTTGCTGTTCACCACCACGAGCCCCGCAATTACGTCGGTATGCCCGGCCAGGTATTTGGAAGCGGAATGGATAACGATGTCTGCACCCAGGGGAATGGGCTTTTGCAGCAGCGGTGTGCTGAAAGTATTGTCTACCACCAACAGAATATTATGCTGCCGCGCGATCTTGCTGATGGATTTGATGTCGGATATCTTCAGCGTGGGGTTGGTAGGAGATTCCAGCCAGATGATACGCGTTTTCGGGGTGATCTTTTCGAGCACTTTGTCCGTATCGCTCATGTCCACGAAATTGACCTTGATGCCGAAGCGCTCGAACATGTGGTTGAAGATGGAGAAGATGCCTCCGTAAGTGTCTTCCACGGCCATGATCTCGTCTCCGCTCTTGAGGAGTTTCAGCACCGCGTCGATGGCGGCCATGCCGCTGGCGAACCCGAATCCGGCGTAGCCTTCCTCGAGGTTGGTGATGATGTCTTCCAGCACTTTTCTCGTAGGGTTGTTGGCCCTGGAGAATTCGAAGCCCTTGTGGATCCCGGGGCTTTCCTGCACAAAGGTGGACGATTGGTAGATAGGTACCGAAATCGCACCGGTCAGTTCGTCTACCGGGATGCTGTGGATCAATTGCGTAGATGGTTTCATCTGTGTTTGGTTTTGTTTGTCCGCTCCGGCATTCCCCTGCTGGCGGCGGGCATGGTTGATCATTGTTTTTACGAAACGGCCGTGCCGCAACGTTCACTGCAAACGTACAGGTTAAATTCACATTATGTCAGTCGGAAACAAAAAAGCCCTTCCGGGGGTTGGAAGAGCATATCGCTACATTATAGTTGCGCTACAAGGAAAATCTCTGCCAACTTATCTTTCCCCGTAATCCGGGGCCGGAATTAGCACCTTTTTCCCGCCGTGGGCGGAATTGGTTGCTAAGGCTTCACAGGGCCAGTACCCTCTGCCTTTCTGGATAAGTGATATTTAAGAACTGATCGCAAAGGTAAGGCGACGAAGGCCAGATTTCCAAATTCCTTCCGCGATTTTCGTTTTTGCTTTATTTTTTATGGTAAATTTTGAACGAAATCTAATACTTTTTTCATGAAACCGTTTGTTGACCCCCTCTGCCCGGAATCCCTCCTGCAGTTCATCTGGCTTTCCGGTAGGTTTAACACCGACCGCCTGGCCACCGTGGCCGGCGAGCCGCTCGAAATCCTCCATCCCGGCCAGCTCAACCGCCACGCCGGGCCCGATTTCTCCGCCGCCCGTATCCGCATCGGCCCGCTCCTGTGGGCGGGAAATGTGGAAATCCATTATCGTACGTCCGACTGGCTGCGGCACGGCCATCAGCACGACCGGCGGTACGACCGGGTGATCCTCCACGTCGTTTTCCAGCACGATGCCGATACGGGGAACATTCCCGTACTGGAGCTTCAGCCCCGCGTTCCCAAAATCCTGCTGCGGCGTTACCGCGCGCTGATGGACAATGCTGATGAGCTACCCTGTTCGCGCCTGCTGGCGCGCGTGCCCGACAGCGCCTGGGAAGACTGGCTTGCCCGGCTGGCTGCGGGGCGGATGGAGCGCAAGGCCGGCGTGTTCCTTGGCTGGCTGAAGCAAACCGGTTCCAACTGGGAGGAAGTGTGCCTCCGCGCCGTGGCCGCCTGCTTCGGCATGCCGGTCAACACCGACGCTTTCCGCGAGCTGATGGCCGCCACGCCCTGGCGCGTGCTGACGCGCATCCGCCACAGCGCCCTTTCGCTGGAAGCCCTGCTGTTCGGCCAGGCGGGCTTGTTGCCGGAGGATCCCAAAGAACCCTGGCCCGCGAAGCTCCAGGAAGAATACCGTTTCCTCTGCCGGAAGTACAGCCTCGAATCCATGGCGCCCCATGCCTGGCATTGGCTCCGGATGCGGCCCTCGTCGTTCCCGACCATGCGCATCGCCTGCCTGGCGGCGCTTTTGCACAAGGAGCCCCATCTCTTTTCCGCCATGCTCGACAATGAACGCCCCGAAAGCCTGGAAGCCCTCCTCACCGTTCAGCCCTCGGCGTATTGGGACGATCACTACCGGTTCGGGATACGGTCTGTCCGCACGGCTTCCATGGGCCGGCAGGCCGTGAGGCATGTGCTGATCAACGCCGTGGCGCCGTTGCTGTACGCCTACGGGCAATACCTGAAAAGCGAGGCGCTCCAGCGGCGGGCGCTGGCGCTGTGGCAGGCTTTGGGCGCGGAAAGCAACCGTATTCTGCGCGCCTGGGCGCGGGAAGGCGTGGAAGCGCGCTCGGCCGGGGAGTCGCAGGCGCTCATCGAGCTGCGGCAACAGTTCTGCGATGAGAAAAAATGCCTGGATTGCAGGATAGGAAAGGGGTTGCTGGGAGATGAACATTGGCTCGCGTCTGAGCTTGGCGAAGAAGCTGGGCCGGATTGGGGGAGGAAGATGCAGGGCTTGAATGGTGACACGAAAAAGCCGCCCTTCGCGGGGTGGCCGTATTCGTTTTCCGGAGAGACTTTGCAGGAGGTTGTAACCCCTTGTCCGGGAGCGCCGTTGTACGGTTACCAGGTGAAAGTCACATCCTGCTGAATGTCTGGATGGAGGCTTTTGGCAACGGGGCAGGTGAGGGCCGCGTTTTCAAGGATCTTGCGGGCGGTATCGTCGAGCCCGGCGGTTTGCGGCACCGCGATGAGCACTTTCACGCCGGTGATGCGGCGGGGATCGGTGCCCATGATCTTGTCGATGCTCACGGTAGTGCCGTCGATGTTCCAACCCTTGTCGCGGGCTTTGATGCCCATGATGGTGAGCATGCAGGAACCGAGGGCCGAAGCTACCATGTCGGTCGGGGAAAAACGTTCGCCTTTGCCGTTATTGTCTACCGGCGCATCGGTCTCGATAACGGAGCCCGAGCGGGGATGGGTAGCGGTAGTTCTGAGTTCGCCGTTGTAAAGGATGGCAGCGGTATGCATTGTAAATGAATTTTGATGTAAAAATAAGCGTATTTTTAAGAATGGCCGCCGGGTTCCGGGAATAGCGGACGGGCCGGGCAACTACGAACAAATTTGTGTATGTTTGTATAGGAATAAAACATAAAACGATATCCCGCGTTTAATAATCATAATTGCGCAACACGGTGAAAAAATTCAACACACTTTTACTCCTCCTGCTGGCTTCCCTCGCTTTGCACGCACAGTCTGACCGCTCCGACAAAAAAGCGGAAAGGGAACAAAAAAAGCTTCGGAAAATTTCCCTGTTCCGTGAGATCGAAGAAGGTGAAAACCTTTACAACCGCGAATTCTCCGGTGGCGCACGCCTCAATACCGACGGGTGGACGGGCTTCCTGGAGATGGGTTTCCGCAAAAGCGCATCCACAGTGAATTTCTTCCAGTTCGAGTTTTCGGAGAAGAAAGATCCGAAGCAAGACCGTTCCTCCACTTTCGTAC
Proteins encoded in this region:
- a CDS encoding homoserine dehydrogenase produces the protein MEQKTINLGIFGFGCVGQGLYEVLNRTKGINARIKKICIKDPNKPRPIDMSYFTTDANEILNDPTIDVVVELINETEAAFEIVSTALRNGKAVVSASKRMIAENLPALYQLQVENKVPFLYEASSCASIPIIRNLEEYYDNDLLNAVEGICNGSTNYILTKIFEEHLSFETALQQAQDLGFAETDPTLDVEGYDPKFKIVILLLHAFGTFVKPEEVFNFGINHLNDFDINFARQRNCTIKLIGNCRRQNGSVNAYVLPHLIREHNLLYDVYNEYNGVLLESAFTDKQFFVGKGAGGTATGSAVLSDISALLYNYRYEYKKIKQQNQPSFTNDVQLKVYLRFKSPDQVDLASFYNISEKYESPECRYVVGTINLQKLKEAKWLKNKDVNLLVLEQ
- a CDS encoding PLP-dependent aspartate aminotransferase family protein, with the protein product MKPSTQLIHSIPVDELTGAISVPIYQSSTFVQESPGIHKGFEFSRANNPTRKVLEDIITNLEEGYAGFGFASGMAAIDAVLKLLKSGDEIMAVEDTYGGIFSIFNHMFERFGIKVNFVDMSDTDKVLEKITPKTRIIWLESPTNPTLKISDIKSISKIARQHNILLVVDNTFSTPLLQKPIPLGADIVIHSASKYLAGHTDVIAGLVVVNSKPLADQLKFNQNISGSILSPFEAWLTIRGIETLSLRLEKQCANALAIANWLAEHPAVDKVFYPGLATHKNHHIARKQQKAYGGMVSFSLKEDLIKNAIRIVNTTKLFKLAESFGGVKSMLAHPVTMTHRNIPEEFRRKAGLQDSCIRLSIGIEDAEDLINDLKQALDKLNQPIGKQITVLQ
- a CDS encoding DUF2851 family protein, yielding MKPFVDPLCPESLLQFIWLSGRFNTDRLATVAGEPLEILHPGQLNRHAGPDFSAARIRIGPLLWAGNVEIHYRTSDWLRHGHQHDRRYDRVILHVVFQHDADTGNIPVLELQPRVPKILLRRYRALMDNADELPCSRLLARVPDSAWEDWLARLAAGRMERKAGVFLGWLKQTGSNWEEVCLRAVAACFGMPVNTDAFRELMAATPWRVLTRIRHSALSLEALLFGQAGLLPEDPKEPWPAKLQEEYRFLCRKYSLESMAPHAWHWLRMRPSSFPTMRIACLAALLHKEPHLFSAMLDNERPESLEALLTVQPSAYWDDHYRFGIRSVRTASMGRQAVRHVLINAVAPLLYAYGQYLKSEALQRRALALWQALGAESNRILRAWAREGVEARSAGESQALIELRQQFCDEKKCLDCRIGKGLLGDEHWLASELGEEAGPDWGRKMQGLNGDTKKPPFAGWPYSFSGETLQEVVTPCPGAPLYGYQVKVTSC
- a CDS encoding OsmC family protein, with amino-acid sequence MHTAAILYNGELRTTATHPRSGSVIETDAPVDNNGKGERFSPTDMVASALGSCMLTIMGIKARDKGWNIDGTTVSIDKIMGTDPRRITGVKVLIAVPQTAGLDDTARKILENAALTCPVAKSLHPDIQQDVTFTW